A region of Caballeronia insecticola DNA encodes the following proteins:
- a CDS encoding efflux RND transporter periplasmic adaptor subunit yields the protein MRYPCAERFLLAALLLFALPWAHAAKPAGENLDDPNAIRVLLAPSLETTLSSEMNGTVTDLRASLGKTIAKNAVIAQMNCAEVQARASVAKAELNMATQNLAAKRSLRELKAAGDIEVAMASTDVEKAKGALSLAKAQLGYCQVIAPFSGRIAKVYVKPYQTVSAGTPIVDLVSDGALKVRLNVPSALLVRLRSGTRLDITIHETGKTYPAHVSAVNARVDAVAQTVELEAQLDGAPQDLVAGMSGVARIPANP from the coding sequence ATGCGATATCCGTGCGCTGAACGCTTTCTCCTTGCGGCGCTTTTGCTTTTCGCGCTGCCATGGGCGCACGCCGCAAAACCCGCAGGCGAAAATCTCGACGATCCCAACGCGATCCGCGTGCTGCTTGCGCCCAGTCTCGAAACCACGCTGTCGAGCGAGATGAACGGCACCGTCACCGATTTGCGCGCGTCGCTCGGCAAGACGATCGCGAAGAACGCCGTGATCGCGCAGATGAACTGCGCCGAAGTGCAGGCGCGCGCGAGCGTCGCGAAGGCGGAACTCAACATGGCCACGCAGAATCTCGCGGCCAAGCGCAGCCTGCGCGAACTGAAGGCCGCGGGCGACATCGAGGTTGCCATGGCGTCCACCGATGTCGAAAAAGCCAAGGGCGCGCTCTCGCTGGCGAAAGCGCAACTCGGCTATTGCCAGGTGATCGCACCGTTCAGCGGACGTATCGCGAAGGTGTATGTCAAGCCGTATCAGACCGTCAGCGCGGGCACGCCTATCGTCGATCTGGTCAGCGACGGCGCACTCAAGGTGCGGCTGAACGTGCCGTCCGCGCTGCTCGTCAGGCTGCGCTCGGGCACCCGGCTCGACATCACCATCCACGAAACCGGCAAGACGTATCCGGCGCACGTGAGCGCGGTCAACGCGCGTGTCGATGCGGTCGCGCAGACGGTCGAACTCGAAGCGCAACTCGACGGCGCGCCGCAGGACCTCGTCGCGGGCATGAGCGGCGTCGCAAGGATTCCGGCGAATCCATGA
- a CDS encoding TolC family protein, translating to MPRHQPHLSGASAALALCVLAGCSSLQPQPATTDQIRDRVVTDQLAMYDAQEPVKGPITFYQASARALKYNLDYRLKLMESALAANLRDVSTNALLPQLVASAGYSYRSNDSGGTSIGIEDRQVSLRPSTSEQRYHELVSLGMTWNLIDFGMAYYRTQQRSDQMLMAEERRRKVAQNVLQDVRNAYWRALSAQRLKPEVDQLIARTQSALRNAHEAQDKGLMPRQDVLAYQRALLDAISLLTVRRQDLEFAQAELVALMSLPPGTPLVLADTNDGALPLPPLSTPQPTLELIALQNRPEIMEEWYRKRVNENDIKIAKAQLWPNIGIDMNVNYDSNTYLYNNYWAAVGVRVSLNLFRLLQLPALNEQAVSQEQTDNLRRMALSMAILTQVRIGSLRYQLALQELSFADDSLRVDHDLLDYANAARTASIGSELEVIRAEGRYLLSRYLREAAYSDCQSAWGRLYNSLGYDVMPDAIAKDDVDTLALEIKRTMTRQEEYLPRLPAPDSAAPLAPFGQMSPPAPSIEQPVGAHPAGASDAISVR from the coding sequence ATGCCACGACATCAGCCGCATCTGTCCGGAGCCTCGGCGGCCCTTGCACTGTGCGTCCTCGCGGGCTGCTCGTCGCTTCAGCCGCAACCTGCGACGACCGACCAGATCCGCGACCGCGTGGTCACGGACCAGCTCGCCATGTACGACGCGCAGGAGCCGGTCAAAGGCCCCATCACGTTCTATCAAGCCTCCGCGCGGGCGTTGAAGTACAACCTCGACTACCGCCTCAAGCTGATGGAAAGCGCGCTCGCCGCGAATCTGCGCGATGTCTCGACCAACGCGCTCTTGCCGCAACTCGTGGCGTCGGCGGGTTATTCGTATCGCAGTAACGACTCGGGCGGCACGTCGATCGGCATCGAGGATCGGCAGGTGAGCTTGCGGCCGTCCACATCCGAGCAGCGCTATCACGAACTCGTGTCGCTCGGCATGACGTGGAACCTGATCGACTTCGGCATGGCGTACTACCGCACGCAGCAACGGTCGGATCAAATGCTGATGGCCGAGGAGCGCCGCCGCAAGGTCGCGCAGAACGTGCTTCAGGACGTGCGCAATGCCTACTGGCGCGCGCTGTCCGCGCAGCGCCTGAAACCCGAGGTCGATCAGTTGATCGCGCGTACCCAGTCCGCGCTGCGCAATGCGCACGAGGCGCAGGACAAGGGGCTCATGCCGCGGCAGGACGTGCTCGCCTATCAGCGCGCGCTGCTCGACGCCATTTCGCTCCTGACCGTGCGCCGGCAGGATCTGGAATTCGCGCAGGCCGAACTGGTCGCGCTGATGTCGCTGCCGCCCGGCACGCCGCTCGTGCTCGCCGATACCAACGACGGCGCGCTGCCGCTGCCGCCGCTGTCCACGCCGCAGCCGACGCTCGAACTGATCGCGTTGCAGAATCGCCCGGAAATCATGGAGGAGTGGTATCGCAAGCGGGTCAACGAGAACGACATCAAGATCGCCAAGGCTCAGTTGTGGCCGAACATCGGCATCGACATGAACGTGAACTACGACTCCAACACGTATCTCTACAACAACTACTGGGCGGCGGTAGGCGTGCGCGTGTCGCTGAACCTGTTCCGCCTGCTGCAACTGCCCGCGCTGAACGAGCAGGCGGTCTCGCAGGAGCAAACCGACAACCTGCGGCGCATGGCGCTTTCGATGGCGATTCTCACGCAGGTGCGCATCGGTTCGCTGCGCTATCAACTCGCGTTGCAGGAACTGAGCTTCGCCGACGACAGCCTGCGTGTCGATCACGATCTGCTCGACTACGCCAACGCGGCCCGCACGGCGTCGATCGGGTCCGAGCTGGAAGTGATCCGCGCCGAAGGGCGTTATCTGCTGTCGCGCTATCTCCGCGAGGCGGCGTATTCCGACTGCCAGTCGGCGTGGGGACGGCTCTACAACTCGCTCGGCTACGACGTCATGCCCGATGCCATCGCGAAAGACGATGTCGATACGCTCGCGCTCGAAATCAAGCGCACGATGACGCGGCAGGAAGAATATCTGCCGAGGCTTCCCGCCCCCGATTCGGCGGCGCCGCTCGCGCCGTTCGGACAGATGTCGCCGCCCGCGCCTTCGATCGAGCAACCGGTTGGCGCCCACCCTGCCGGAGCGAGCGATGCGATATCCGTGCGCTGA
- a CDS encoding efflux RND transporter periplasmic adaptor subunit — protein sequence MNEPFPPAPLLLYLDALRERAMAAESVDALAFTMANDLHAVQPFRQALVFADRGKHCELVCASGLAAPAEDSPYLVWLGRASAWIAAQLAGDEPQWFARDAVDPPPDIADGWAEWWPKGVWCVPVHAPNGKRLALLFVLLDDPPAEAFAAVLRGTVRTWGYCWWSLTRRSLRFGWRPSRRQVLVTCAAVALVLFIPVRQTVLAPAEVVSGNARIISSPIDGVIASLAVRPNQRVGAGALLFSLDETSLKSRVDVLQRQVAVADAELTAASQRAFDNAQSKNELTVLNGVAEQRRAELAAVTAQLQRTRVFAPESGVAVFSDPNDWIGKPVVTGERILQLADPGKPAILIHLAVADAIALDPGDEVTLYLTAWPLAPLHGRIVETSYEAKTTEDDIVAYRLLASVDDDANAREHARLGLHGTAKLYGRPVSLAYYLLRRPLAALRAWTGL from the coding sequence ATGAACGAACCCTTTCCGCCCGCGCCGCTGCTGCTCTATCTGGACGCGCTGCGCGAGCGCGCGATGGCGGCCGAATCGGTCGACGCGCTCGCGTTCACGATGGCCAACGATCTGCACGCGGTGCAGCCCTTTCGACAGGCGCTCGTGTTCGCCGATCGCGGCAAGCATTGCGAACTCGTGTGCGCGTCCGGTCTCGCCGCGCCCGCCGAGGATTCGCCTTACCTCGTCTGGCTCGGGCGCGCGAGCGCGTGGATCGCGGCGCAGCTTGCCGGCGACGAACCGCAGTGGTTCGCCCGCGACGCCGTCGATCCGCCGCCCGATATCGCCGATGGCTGGGCCGAATGGTGGCCGAAGGGCGTCTGGTGCGTGCCGGTGCATGCGCCGAACGGCAAACGGCTCGCGCTGCTGTTCGTGCTGCTGGACGATCCGCCCGCCGAAGCCTTCGCCGCCGTGCTGCGCGGCACGGTCAGGACGTGGGGCTACTGCTGGTGGTCGCTCACGCGCCGCAGTTTGCGCTTCGGCTGGCGGCCGTCGCGCCGTCAAGTGCTCGTCACGTGCGCGGCCGTCGCGCTGGTGCTGTTCATTCCGGTGCGGCAAACGGTGCTCGCGCCCGCGGAAGTCGTCTCGGGCAACGCGCGCATCATCAGCTCGCCGATCGACGGCGTCATCGCCTCGCTCGCCGTGCGGCCCAATCAGCGCGTCGGTGCGGGCGCGCTGCTCTTCTCGCTCGACGAAACCTCCCTAAAAAGCCGTGTCGACGTATTGCAAAGACAGGTCGCCGTCGCCGATGCCGAACTCACCGCCGCGAGCCAGCGCGCCTTCGACAATGCGCAGAGCAAGAACGAACTGACCGTGCTGAACGGCGTCGCGGAACAGCGCCGCGCGGAACTCGCCGCGGTGACCGCGCAGTTGCAACGCACGCGCGTTTTCGCGCCGGAAAGCGGCGTGGCGGTGTTCAGCGACCCGAACGACTGGATCGGCAAGCCCGTCGTGACCGGCGAACGCATTCTGCAACTCGCCGATCCGGGCAAGCCCGCGATCCTGATCCATCTCGCCGTCGCGGACGCCATCGCACTCGATCCCGGCGACGAAGTCACGCTCTATCTAACCGCGTGGCCGCTTGCGCCGCTGCACGGACGCATCGTCGAGACGAGCTACGAAGCGAAGACGACGGAGGATGACATCGTCGCGTACCGGCTGCTCGCAAGCGTCGATGACGACGCGAACGCACGCGAGCATGCGCGGCTCGGCCTGCACGGCACCGCGAAGCTGTACGGCCGGCCGGTGAGCCTTGCGTACTATCTGCTGCGACGCCCGCTCGCCGCGCTGCGCGCCTGGACGGGACTGTGA
- a CDS encoding GntR family transcriptional regulator: MNRPHFAEIARELTEAIASGRYPVGTVLPTELELRDHYRTSRHTVRAALHELQQLGLVSRRKNAGTRVESARPRNEFRPTLASVDDLAQFGAEHLRLMQSTDVIAADRDLAGTLQCAEGTRFLRISSLRIDGGNARTPVGWTDVYIAPEYANVADTAREQPDRLISDLIEERYGHSIAEIQQGIQAVLVSEEMAKRLRVEQGTAALEIVRRYLDAEGKSFEVSVSVHPAARFSVAMRLKRSNG; the protein is encoded by the coding sequence ATGAATCGACCCCACTTCGCGGAGATCGCGCGCGAACTCACTGAAGCGATTGCTTCCGGGCGTTATCCCGTTGGCACTGTCCTTCCGACCGAGCTGGAACTGCGGGATCACTACCGCACGAGTCGCCATACGGTGCGCGCGGCGCTGCACGAGCTTCAGCAACTGGGGCTGGTTTCACGTCGCAAGAACGCGGGAACGCGTGTCGAGTCGGCGCGCCCGCGGAATGAATTCCGGCCGACGCTTGCCTCCGTGGACGATCTGGCCCAGTTCGGAGCCGAGCACTTGCGGCTCATGCAATCGACAGACGTGATCGCTGCGGACCGCGATCTCGCCGGGACGCTGCAATGCGCGGAAGGGACGCGGTTTCTGCGCATTTCGAGCCTGCGCATCGATGGCGGAAACGCTCGCACGCCGGTGGGATGGACGGACGTGTACATCGCGCCCGAGTATGCGAACGTGGCGGATACCGCACGCGAGCAGCCCGACCGCCTGATCAGCGACTTGATCGAGGAGCGCTACGGGCACAGCATCGCGGAGATCCAGCAGGGGATTCAGGCGGTGCTGGTGTCGGAGGAGATGGCAAAGCGGCTGCGCGTGGAGCAGGGGACGGCGGCGCTCGAGATCGTTCGGCGCTATCTCGACGCGGAGGGAAAGAGTTTCGAGGTATCGGTCAGCGTTCACCCCGCCGCGCGATTTTCAGTTGCGATGCGGCTCAAACGCTCGAATGGCTGA
- a CDS encoding HlyD family efflux transporter periplasmic adaptor subunit: MNIDPDAPSPALRDDLRLSEASPGRNGEPAWVIQDIVVNRFYRIGWLEFECLLRWDRPPAQICSEIERETALRPVIEQVIAFRAFLERHGLLKPTPDTLARLRNARRAQWFTWRWWLHHYLFFRIPLVRPQRFLAWLAKRLDWLFTPATPIIVVIASVVGIVLVLQQWDVFTKAVVESFSVEGMLSFALALIVAKTLHEMAHAIVATRLGLKVAHMGVAFVVLWPMLYTDTGESWKLKRARQRLAIASAGILCELSLAGLSTLCWALSDPGPLRNAFLYLATTSWVLSLALNASPFMRFDGYFILSDLLDFPNLHFRASALARVSLRRAIPGLDDPWPEPFGVTQRRLLIAFEFVTWLYRLVLFLGIAITVYLFFFKLLGILLFVVEVSWFIALPVWRELGYWWANRRRVTHGRRLVLAMFVAAALVLLALPWRTQIHADGVARAEHVLRVFVPFPARIQTIRPAGPVDSDATLMEMDEPDIAARMRRSEAGIRGYEGRLAGLIADANGLDQQTSVRERLRVQYEETAAAHSEIARLSLRAPFAGLWTDVDPQWRAGQWINPKMPVGVLIDPRSWQVDAFVKQDEVQRIAIGDTARFYPVGQVAPIAGRVLAIDTTRVRQLDHPMLASRYKGPLAVSSERGALIPNPALFHVLVALDAPPVNLWETRGQLQIDGARRSLLIEGGTHVLGALIRQSGF; encoded by the coding sequence ATGAACATCGATCCCGACGCGCCCTCGCCCGCCCTGCGCGACGACCTGCGCCTCTCGGAAGCATCGCCGGGAAGGAATGGCGAGCCCGCGTGGGTGATTCAGGATATCGTCGTGAACCGGTTTTATCGCATCGGCTGGCTGGAGTTCGAATGTCTGCTGCGCTGGGACAGGCCGCCCGCGCAGATATGCAGCGAGATCGAACGGGAGACGGCGCTGCGGCCCGTGATCGAACAGGTGATCGCGTTCCGGGCGTTCCTCGAACGGCATGGACTGCTCAAGCCGACGCCCGACACGCTCGCCCGCCTGCGCAACGCCCGGCGCGCGCAGTGGTTCACGTGGCGCTGGTGGCTGCATCACTATCTGTTCTTTCGCATTCCGCTGGTGCGCCCGCAACGCTTTCTCGCGTGGCTTGCCAAGCGCCTCGACTGGCTCTTCACGCCGGCCACGCCGATTATCGTCGTGATTGCGAGCGTCGTCGGCATCGTGCTCGTGCTTCAGCAATGGGATGTGTTCACGAAAGCCGTGGTCGAATCGTTCTCCGTCGAAGGCATGCTGAGTTTTGCGCTTGCGTTGATCGTCGCGAAGACGTTGCACGAGATGGCGCATGCGATCGTCGCGACGCGGCTCGGCTTGAAGGTCGCGCATATGGGCGTGGCGTTCGTCGTGCTATGGCCGATGCTCTACACCGACACCGGCGAAAGCTGGAAGCTCAAGCGCGCGCGCCAGCGGCTCGCGATTGCGTCGGCGGGCATTCTGTGCGAACTGTCGCTCGCGGGCCTCTCGACGCTGTGCTGGGCGTTGAGCGATCCGGGCCCGCTGCGCAACGCGTTCCTCTATCTCGCGACGACCAGTTGGGTGCTCTCGCTCGCGCTCAACGCGAGTCCGTTCATGCGCTTTGACGGGTACTTCATTTTGTCGGATCTGCTCGATTTTCCGAACCTGCATTTTCGCGCGTCCGCACTCGCGCGCGTGAGCCTGCGCCGCGCGATTCCCGGCCTCGACGATCCATGGCCCGAACCGTTCGGCGTTACGCAGCGGCGTCTGCTGATCGCGTTCGAGTTCGTGACGTGGCTTTATCGGCTCGTGCTGTTTCTCGGCATCGCGATTACCGTGTATCTGTTCTTCTTCAAGCTGCTCGGCATTCTGCTGTTTGTCGTGGAAGTGAGCTGGTTCATCGCGCTGCCGGTGTGGCGCGAGCTTGGCTACTGGTGGGCGAATCGTCGGCGCGTGACGCATGGGCGTCGACTCGTGCTCGCGATGTTCGTCGCGGCCGCGCTCGTGTTGCTCGCGCTGCCCTGGCGCACGCAGATTCACGCGGATGGCGTCGCGCGAGCCGAACACGTATTGCGCGTGTTCGTGCCGTTTCCCGCGCGCATCCAGACGATTCGGCCAGCCGGCCCGGTGGATTCCGACGCGACGCTGATGGAGATGGACGAACCCGATATCGCCGCGCGCATGCGCCGCAGCGAAGCCGGCATTCGCGGCTACGAGGGTCGGCTCGCGGGTCTCATCGCCGATGCGAACGGGCTCGACCAGCAGACCTCGGTGCGCGAGCGTTTGCGCGTGCAGTACGAGGAAACCGCCGCGGCGCACTCGGAGATCGCGCGGCTGAGCTTGCGCGCGCCGTTCGCGGGCCTATGGACCGACGTCGATCCGCAATGGCGCGCCGGGCAATGGATCAATCCGAAGATGCCAGTGGGCGTGCTGATCGATCCGCGTAGCTGGCAGGTCGACGCCTTCGTCAAACAGGACGAGGTTCAGCGCATTGCTATCGGCGACACGGCGCGCTTCTATCCGGTCGGACAGGTCGCGCCGATTGCGGGGCGCGTGCTCGCCATCGACACCACGCGCGTGCGCCAGCTCGATCATCCGATGCTCGCGTCGCGCTACAAGGGGCCGCTTGCCGTGTCGTCGGAGCGTGGCGCGCTGATTCCCAATCCGGCGCTGTTCCATGTTCTCGTCGCGCTCGATGCGCCGCCCGTCAACTTGTGGGAAACGCGCGGTCAATTGCAGATCGACGGCGCGCGCCGAAGTCTGCTGATCGAAGGCGGCACGCATGTGCTCGGCGCGTTGATTCGGCAGAGCGGGTTTTGA